The Ovis canadensis isolate MfBH-ARS-UI-01 breed Bighorn chromosome 13, ARS-UI_OviCan_v2, whole genome shotgun sequence genome includes a region encoding these proteins:
- the LOC138417327 gene encoding phytanoyl-CoA dioxygenase, peroxisomal-like, producing the protein MRDATIAKPEYVPSEKVVSKVQDFQEDLELFRYCTLPEILKYMECFTGPNIMAMHTMLINKPPDSGKKTSRHPLHQDLHYFPFRPSNSTVCACTAMEHIDWNNGCLAVLPGTHRGPLKLHDYLQWEGGVNIMFHRIQDYDKNNAQVH; encoded by the exons ATGAGAGATGCCACCATTGCAAAACCAGAATATGTGCCAAGTGAGAAAGTGGTTTCCAAGGTCCAGGATTTCCAAGAAGATTTGGAACTCTTCAGATACTGCACCCTCCCTGAG ATTCTGAAATATATGGAGTGCTTCACTGGACCCAATATTATGGCCATGCATACAATGCTGATAAATAAACCTCCAGATTCTG GCAAGAAGACATCCCGTCATCCCTTGCACCAGGATCTGCACTATTTCCCCTTCAGGCCCAGCAATAGCACCGTTTGTGCCTGCACAGCCATGGAGCACATTGACTGGAACAATGGCTGTCTGGCTGTGCTGCCAGGGACACACAGAGGCCCCTTGAAACTCCATGATTATCTCCAGTGGGAG GGAGGAGTGAACATCATGTTCCACAGGATCCAGGACTATGacaaaaacaatgcccaggtgCACTAG